Proteins from one Anastrepha obliqua isolate idAnaObli1 chromosome 2, idAnaObli1_1.0, whole genome shotgun sequence genomic window:
- the LOC129239082 gene encoding uncharacterized protein LOC129239082 isoform X1 — protein MNVIHEVPIGDLNGNEAKAITTVAVVSTSSLTNAKSTTSSTSNSTKVTINSSTSDIDVPPTEKEEQAEDITATKNGNDKKSTDSNDQSAGDGPQASSSSKSESTITTTTTAATASNTINANSNNLRKDLNEDLKILGHLKSIEKINEKRRLFLNNTISEYTIDEKTESEIKTQSINGAETVLNEIRTHTREEQAHVGGAKLGSSSATDINGLEKTTSEKFSTTKYATLPRKTSSPPPKPPMLSRTRSIGIGDQKSYSATSVPSTPTATAAAATAAKSPIASVPPSPIAPIAVPTPTTTPTPTSPTLANSSGASSTASGLATPKTTLAPTLITSSMLPQPIKVATVQLREETAPTLRRMVERPVSLSPEAPKQISVNHYERLIEELKCPGCAYPMKTPILLCKTGHSICQQCTRVLLLCPLCKEPFTTIRSLTVEALCSKAHFRCSNAAGGCTVRLQIELLSWHEKQCIYKPMKCFMGRVWGDCDWAGREAHWKDHLEKDHAHKVFHSQTTDMIWNMGVKQKPLTGYYVFIVFDEMFNFYEVYDKERILFTMACTSTIKEKKHNYAFEVTIVHQENEAIAITQKYPVHSEYDNDILAEGSCISMQLTDLAKFIDEDRLLHYRVRIVEIKTPRKSRNSQRSSPNTGVHPTDFQQTQIEGVNLKSVPAEVIVTRKLDDIPYADNSSGATPKSGGAQSTEGVSETDGERVKLKNIYNGKFSSNESGSESDPEFEAFIAKKWGTPQLHFNRKFLKNNSDESNSTEEADSARRFDRRFVPDDKISVTSTSTSYKKRVTNSLRKSFRGFKTPQLFGKKTVDDIKDSK, from the exons ATGAACGTAATACACGAAGTGCCGATCGGCGATCTGAACGGCAATGAAGCCAAAGCAATTACGACTGTAGCGGTAGTGTCTACCTCCAGCCTCACTAATGCCAAGAGTACTACTTCCAGCACTAGCAACAGCACCAAAGTCACCATCAACTCCAGCACCAGTGACATCGACGTTCCGCCGACTGAGAAGGAAGAGCAGGCAGAGGACATCACAGCAACCAAAAACGGTAACGATAAGAAGTCAACGGACAGCAACGACCAGAGCGCTGGTGATGGTCCACAagctagcagcagcagcaagagTGAGtccacaataacaacaacaacaacagccgcaACAGCCAGCAACACCATCAATGCCAACTCCAACAATTTACGCAAGGATCTCAATGAAGATCTGAAAATACTTGGCCATTTAAAGAGCATCGAGAAGATCAATGAGAAGCGACGTCTCTTTCTCAACAACACAATTAGCGAGTATACGATCGATGAGAAGACCGAAAGTGAGATCAAAACGCAATCGATTAATGGCGCCGAAACTGTCCTCAATGAAATACGTACACATACACGCGAGGAACAGGCGCACGTGGGCGGTGCGAAGTTGGGTAGCTCCAGCGCAACCGATATCAATGGCCTTGAAAAGACGACATCGGAAAAATTCTCCACTACTAAATATGCAACGCTACCGCGTAAGACGAGCTCACCGCCACCCAAACCGCCTATGTTGAGTCGTACGCGTAGCATTGGTATTGGCGATCAGAAATCTTACTCTGCCACATCGGTGCCTTCTACGCCAACGgcgacagcagcagcagcgacaGCGGCGAAATCACCAATCGCAAGCGTTCCGCCGTCGCCGATTGCACCAATCGCTGTACCCACTCCCACAACTACACCAACACCAACATCACCAACTTTAGCCAATTCTAGTGGTGCGAGTAGCACTGCATCAGGCCTAGCAACACCGAAGACCACTTTGGCACCTACTTTAATTACCAGCTCTATGCTGCCACAACCAATCAAAGTGGCGACTGTACAGCTAAGGGAAGAAACTGCGCCGACATTGCGTCGGATGGTGGAACGACCTGTCTCCTTATCGCCGGAAGCGCCCAAACAGATATCCGTCAATCACTATGAACGTCTGATCGAGGAACTCAAATGCCCCGGTTGTGCATACCCGATGAAAACACCGATTTTGCTATGCAAGACTGGGCACAGTATTTGTCAGCAGTGCACAAGGGTGCTCTTACTCTGCCCGCTGTGTAAG GAACCGTTCACCACTATACGCTCTCTCACCGTGGAAGCGCTATGCTCCAAGGCGCATTTCCGTTGCTCGAATGCCGCAGGCGGTTGTACGGTACGCTTGCAAATTGAATTGCTGAGCTGGCACGAGAAGCAATGCATCTACAAGCCAATGAAATGTTTTATGGGCCGTGTTTGGGGTGATTGCGATTGGGCTGGACGTGAGGCACACTGGAAGGACCACCTGGAGAAAGATCACGCCCACAAGGTGTTCCATTCACAAACCACTGACATGATTTGGAATATGGGCGTAAAGCAGAAGCCGCTCACCGGCTATTATGTCTTCATTGTATTCGATGAGATGTTCAATTTCTATGAAGTCTACGACAAGGAGCGCATCCTATTCACCATGGCCTGCACATCGACCATCAAGGAGAAGAAGCACAATTATGCCTTCGAGGTGACAATTGTGCATCAGGAAAATGAAGCCATTGCCATCACACAAAAGTATCCTGTGCATAGTGAATATGATAATGACATTTTGGCGGAGGGCTCTTGTATTAGTATGCAACTAACAGATCTGGCCAAATTCATCGATGAAGATCGG TTATTGCACTATCGCGTACGCattgtggaaataaaaacgCCACGTAAATCGCGAAATTCGCAACGCAGCAGCCCCAATACTGGCGTACATCCGACAGACTTTCAACAGACACAAATCGAAGGTGTCAACCTGAAGAGTGTACCTGCCGAAGTGATTGTTACGCGTAAGCTGGACGACATACCCTATGCGGACAACTCTAGCGGTGCCACGCCCAAAAGTGGCGGTGCCCAATCGACTGAAGGCGTGAGTGAAACAGATGGTGAGCGCGTCAAACTTAAAAACATTTACAATGGAAAATTTTCCAGCAATGAAAGCGGCTCAGAAAGTGATCCGGAATTTGAAGCTTTCATAGCGAAAAAATGGGGAACACCACAATTGCATTTCAAtcgaaagtttttgaaaaacaattccGATGAGAGCAATTCAACAGAAGAAGCGGACAGTGCGCGTCGATTTGATCGGCGATTTGTGCCGGATGACAAGATTTCAGTGACCAGCACCAGTACGAGCTACAAGAAGCGTGTGACGAACTCACTGCGCAAAAGTTTTCGTGGTTTCAAGACGCCGCAGCTATTTGGCAAAAAGACGGTCGACGATATCAAAGACAGCAAGTAG
- the LOC129239082 gene encoding uncharacterized protein LOC129239082 isoform X2, translating to MHFATSACLPWNPSVTSNSTKVTINSSTSDIDVPPTEKEEQAEDITATKNGNDKKSTDSNDQSAGDGPQASSSSKSESTITTTTTAATASNTINANSNNLRKDLNEDLKILGHLKSIEKINEKRRLFLNNTISEYTIDEKTESEIKTQSINGAETVLNEIRTHTREEQAHVGGAKLGSSSATDINGLEKTTSEKFSTTKYATLPRKTSSPPPKPPMLSRTRSIGIGDQKSYSATSVPSTPTATAAAATAAKSPIASVPPSPIAPIAVPTPTTTPTPTSPTLANSSGASSTASGLATPKTTLAPTLITSSMLPQPIKVATVQLREETAPTLRRMVERPVSLSPEAPKQISVNHYERLIEELKCPGCAYPMKTPILLCKTGHSICQQCTRVLLLCPLCKEPFTTIRSLTVEALCSKAHFRCSNAAGGCTVRLQIELLSWHEKQCIYKPMKCFMGRVWGDCDWAGREAHWKDHLEKDHAHKVFHSQTTDMIWNMGVKQKPLTGYYVFIVFDEMFNFYEVYDKERILFTMACTSTIKEKKHNYAFEVTIVHQENEAIAITQKYPVHSEYDNDILAEGSCISMQLTDLAKFIDEDRLLHYRVRIVEIKTPRKSRNSQRSSPNTGVHPTDFQQTQIEGVNLKSVPAEVIVTRKLDDIPYADNSSGATPKSGGAQSTEGVSETDGERVKLKNIYNGKFSSNESGSESDPEFEAFIAKKWGTPQLHFNRKFLKNNSDESNSTEEADSARRFDRRFVPDDKISVTSTSTSYKKRVTNSLRKSFRGFKTPQLFGKKTVDDIKDSK from the exons CACTAGCAACAGCACCAAAGTCACCATCAACTCCAGCACCAGTGACATCGACGTTCCGCCGACTGAGAAGGAAGAGCAGGCAGAGGACATCACAGCAACCAAAAACGGTAACGATAAGAAGTCAACGGACAGCAACGACCAGAGCGCTGGTGATGGTCCACAagctagcagcagcagcaagagTGAGtccacaataacaacaacaacaacagccgcaACAGCCAGCAACACCATCAATGCCAACTCCAACAATTTACGCAAGGATCTCAATGAAGATCTGAAAATACTTGGCCATTTAAAGAGCATCGAGAAGATCAATGAGAAGCGACGTCTCTTTCTCAACAACACAATTAGCGAGTATACGATCGATGAGAAGACCGAAAGTGAGATCAAAACGCAATCGATTAATGGCGCCGAAACTGTCCTCAATGAAATACGTACACATACACGCGAGGAACAGGCGCACGTGGGCGGTGCGAAGTTGGGTAGCTCCAGCGCAACCGATATCAATGGCCTTGAAAAGACGACATCGGAAAAATTCTCCACTACTAAATATGCAACGCTACCGCGTAAGACGAGCTCACCGCCACCCAAACCGCCTATGTTGAGTCGTACGCGTAGCATTGGTATTGGCGATCAGAAATCTTACTCTGCCACATCGGTGCCTTCTACGCCAACGgcgacagcagcagcagcgacaGCGGCGAAATCACCAATCGCAAGCGTTCCGCCGTCGCCGATTGCACCAATCGCTGTACCCACTCCCACAACTACACCAACACCAACATCACCAACTTTAGCCAATTCTAGTGGTGCGAGTAGCACTGCATCAGGCCTAGCAACACCGAAGACCACTTTGGCACCTACTTTAATTACCAGCTCTATGCTGCCACAACCAATCAAAGTGGCGACTGTACAGCTAAGGGAAGAAACTGCGCCGACATTGCGTCGGATGGTGGAACGACCTGTCTCCTTATCGCCGGAAGCGCCCAAACAGATATCCGTCAATCACTATGAACGTCTGATCGAGGAACTCAAATGCCCCGGTTGTGCATACCCGATGAAAACACCGATTTTGCTATGCAAGACTGGGCACAGTATTTGTCAGCAGTGCACAAGGGTGCTCTTACTCTGCCCGCTGTGTAAG GAACCGTTCACCACTATACGCTCTCTCACCGTGGAAGCGCTATGCTCCAAGGCGCATTTCCGTTGCTCGAATGCCGCAGGCGGTTGTACGGTACGCTTGCAAATTGAATTGCTGAGCTGGCACGAGAAGCAATGCATCTACAAGCCAATGAAATGTTTTATGGGCCGTGTTTGGGGTGATTGCGATTGGGCTGGACGTGAGGCACACTGGAAGGACCACCTGGAGAAAGATCACGCCCACAAGGTGTTCCATTCACAAACCACTGACATGATTTGGAATATGGGCGTAAAGCAGAAGCCGCTCACCGGCTATTATGTCTTCATTGTATTCGATGAGATGTTCAATTTCTATGAAGTCTACGACAAGGAGCGCATCCTATTCACCATGGCCTGCACATCGACCATCAAGGAGAAGAAGCACAATTATGCCTTCGAGGTGACAATTGTGCATCAGGAAAATGAAGCCATTGCCATCACACAAAAGTATCCTGTGCATAGTGAATATGATAATGACATTTTGGCGGAGGGCTCTTGTATTAGTATGCAACTAACAGATCTGGCCAAATTCATCGATGAAGATCGG TTATTGCACTATCGCGTACGCattgtggaaataaaaacgCCACGTAAATCGCGAAATTCGCAACGCAGCAGCCCCAATACTGGCGTACATCCGACAGACTTTCAACAGACACAAATCGAAGGTGTCAACCTGAAGAGTGTACCTGCCGAAGTGATTGTTACGCGTAAGCTGGACGACATACCCTATGCGGACAACTCTAGCGGTGCCACGCCCAAAAGTGGCGGTGCCCAATCGACTGAAGGCGTGAGTGAAACAGATGGTGAGCGCGTCAAACTTAAAAACATTTACAATGGAAAATTTTCCAGCAATGAAAGCGGCTCAGAAAGTGATCCGGAATTTGAAGCTTTCATAGCGAAAAAATGGGGAACACCACAATTGCATTTCAAtcgaaagtttttgaaaaacaattccGATGAGAGCAATTCAACAGAAGAAGCGGACAGTGCGCGTCGATTTGATCGGCGATTTGTGCCGGATGACAAGATTTCAGTGACCAGCACCAGTACGAGCTACAAGAAGCGTGTGACGAACTCACTGCGCAAAAGTTTTCGTGGTTTCAAGACGCCGCAGCTATTTGGCAAAAAGACGGTCGACGATATCAAAGACAGCAAGTAG
- the LOC129237776 gene encoding mediator of RNA polymerase II transcription subunit 20 yields the protein MGVTVLLPYQIPEGKTGAQAIDYLTKRLLALGAIHTGQFLVDCETYISTPPHGPAKTVHVLHDSEYPATTFATLDNGAGKQIPLVADNLFDLLMLKMTTVYTSKKQTKIESKGARFEYGDFLIKLGSVTMMENFKGILIEIEYRPCVVLSYCWEMIREMLQGFLGMQIAKEYPAYFSQQILNPIGQQQIHPKQNDVYEPIDTINQYLESFTNYRKQNVLPVASSGGAASAQNSAAGMQGGNQRMRLL from the coding sequence ATGGGTGTCACTGTATTGCTGCCATATCAGATACCAGAGGGGAAAACTGGCGCGCAAGCAATTGACTACCTTACAAAGCGCCTTTTGGCGCTGGGTGCCATCCATACCGGCCAATTCCTGGTAGATTGCGAAACTTACATTTCCACACCACCCCATGGCCCAGCCAAAACTGTGCATGTACTTCACGATTCCGAATATCCAGCAACCACCTTCGCTACATTAGACAATGGTGCTGGCAAGCAAATACCACTAGTGGCAGACAACCTCTTCGATTTGCTTATGCTCAAAATGACAACGGTGTACACGTCTAAAAAGCAAACGAAAATCGAATCAAAGGGCGCACGTTTTGAATATGGTGATTTCCTCATAAAACTAGGTTCGGTGACCATGATGGAGAACTTCAAAGGCATACTCATTGAGATCGAATATCGGCCGTGTGTAGTACTTTCGTATTGTTGGGAAATGATACGTGAAATGCTGCAAGGTTTTCTAGGCATGCAAATCGCCAAAGAATACCCCGCTTACTTTTCACAGCAAATATTGAATCCTATAGGCCAGCAGCAGATACATCCAAAACAAAATGATGTCTACGAACCAATTGATACGATTAATCAGTATTTGGAGAGTTTTACAAATTATCGCAAACAAAATGTGCTGCCGGTGGCGAGCAGTGGCGGTGCAGCATCAGCGCAAAATTCGGCAGCTGGCATGCAGGGCGGCAATCAACGAATGCGGCTCTTATAG